The nucleotide sequence ACCGAGCACACGGCCATCACCACCATCAAAAGGCAGAGGCCGGATCGACGTTGCATGCGTGACCTGGCAAAACGGCGCAGGAGTCGCTCGCCGGTGGCCAGCAGGCCACGAGCCATCGCGAGAGGCTGCAGGGACTGATGACGGTTCGGGAGTCGACAGGAAAGCAGGTAGGTCATGCGCGGCGCTCATGTGATGAGACATGTGATGAGAATGGACACATCCAAGACGCATAATCACTGGCAGCGTATCTCATGAGGCTGCATGAAACCCCAAAAATGCCGTCTGGAGAAGCCCATCTCATCGCCAGCGACACGAAAGACTGACAGGCTGACAGGCTGACAGGCTGACAGGCACGGTTGCTGAAATACACGATGCCTGAAACGCACGATGTCTGAAACGCACGATGCCCCCGCAGCCGGGGCTGCGGGGGCATCACGTCAAGCATGGCCGGTCACGAACGACCTGTCACGACGGGCACTTGAGCCTCCAGGTGACGTGTCCGGTCAGTCGCCTCAGGCGCTGAGCATGCCGTTCAGGCGACGCACGTAGGCGGCCGGGTCTTCCAGCGCGCCACCTTCGGCGATGATGGCCTGATCGAGCAGCACGTGAGCGAGGTCGGTGAAGTAGTCGCCTTCGCCGCCTTCCAGACGCGAGACCAGGGCGTGCTCCGGGTTCAGCTCGAGAATCGGCTTCACTTCCGGCAGCGGCTGGCCAGCGGCTTCCATCATCTTGCGCATCTGGTAGCCCATCTCGTGCTCCGGCAGCACCACGCAGGCCGGGGAATCGGTCAGACGGTGCGTGATACGCACTTCCTGAACGCTATCAGACAGCGCTTCCTTGACACGCTTGACCAGATCTTCCTTGGCCTTGGCAGTCTCTTCCTGAGCCTTCTTCTCTTCCTCGTTCTCGACATCGCCGAGATCGAGATCGCCCTTGGCGACGTCGGCGAAGGACTTGCCGTCGAACTCGGTGAGGTGGCTCATCAGCCACTCATCGATACGGTCGGTCAGCAGCAGAACCTCGATGCCCTTCTTGCGGAAGATCTCGAGATGCGGGCTGGACTTGGCGGCGTTGAAGCTGTCGGCGACCAGGTAGTAGATCTTGCTCTGACCTTCCTTCATGCGTTCGACGTACTGGGCCAGCGACTGATCCTGAGTGGCGCTGTCGGTATGCGTGGTGGAGAAGCGCAGCAGCTCGGCGATCTTCTCGCGGTTGGCGTAGTCTTCCGCCGGGCCTTCCTTGAGCACGGAGCCGAACTGGTTCCAGAAGGTCTGGTACTGCTCGGGGTCCTTGGCCAGCTTCTTGAGCATGTCCAGGCCACGCTTGGTCAGCGCGGACTTGAGCTTGTCGACCTGCGGGTCCTGCTGCAGCAGCTCACGCGAGACGTTCAAGGACAGGTCATTGGTGTCCAGCACGCCCTTGATGAAGCGCAGGTACAGCGGCAGGAACTGTTCGGCGTCATCCATGATGAAGACGCGCTGCACGTAGAGTTTCAGGCCACGCGCGGCATCACGCTGGTAGAGGTCGAACGGCGCACGACCCGGCACGAACAGCAGGCTGGTGTACTCGAGCTTGCCCTCGACCTTGTTGTGGCTCCAGCTGAGCGGGTCGGAGAAGTCGTGAGAGACGTGCTTGTAGAAGTTCTTGTACTCCTCGTCGCTGACCTCGGACTTGGAGCGCACCCACAGCGCAGTGGCGGAGTTGGCGGTTTCCCAGTGGATCTGCTCGTTGCCTTCTTCGTCCTTCTCGACACGCTGCATGCGCACCGGCAGTTCGATGTGATCGGAGTACTTGGTGACCAGGTTGCGCAGGCGATGTTCATCGGCGAACTCGAGGGCATCGTCCTTGAGGTGCAGCACGATCTCGGTACCGCGCTCGGCGCGCGCGATGTCCGCCACGCTGAACTCGCCCTCGCCACGGGACTTCCACTCGACACCTTGGTCGGCATCGAGGTCGGCGCGACGGGTGCGCACGGTGATCTCGTCGGCGACGATGAAGCCGGAATAGAAGCCGACACCGAACTGGCCGATCAGACGCGAATCCTTCTGCTGGTCACCTGACAGGTTCTTCATGAACTCGGCGGTGCCGGAGCGCGCGATGGTGCCCAGATTGGCCACCACGTCATCGCGGCTCATGCCGATGCCGTTGTCACGCAGGGTGATGGTCTTCGCGTCGGCATCGTGCTCGATCTCGATGCGCAGCTCGCTGTCGTTGCCGTAGAGGGCATCGTTGTCCAGCGCCTGGTAGCGCAACTTGTCGCAGGCATCCGCGGCATTGGAGACCAGCTCGCGCAGGAAGATCTCGCGGTTGGAGTACAGCGAGTGGATCATGAGGTGAAGCAGCTGCTTCACTTCTGTCTGGAAGCCATGCGTTTCGGTGTGGGTGGCGGTGGTCATCGTGAAGGACCCCTCTATGTCTGTGCCTGATGTGGAAACCGGCGGCAACCTGCGTCACCGCTGCAAGGTGGTGGCGAAGGCTCGCCCGTCATTCTCGGGGACGGGTCGAGTCACGCTCTCATGGACCAGATATGGGGCAAGGATGAACGATTTCAAGGCACTAGAGGCAGCATATTGCGCTCGGCGTCGCGCTGATTTCTTCAGCAGGTTCCGTCAGGCCAGGCGTGAGACGACAGGGCACCCGCGCGGGGTGCCCTGAGGTGTCGCTGACGAAGGTGGCTGAGGATCAGGCCTCTTGTTCTCTTGCCAGAGGTTCCAGCACGAAATGCATGCGCGCACTGGCGACCGGCCGTTGACTGGAGTGCTGCCAGGCACTGACGCGCACGTTGGCCATGCGCCGTCCCTCGCGCAGCACCTCACAATCGATGCGCGTGACACTGTCACCCCGCGCCGTGGCCAGATAATCGATGGAGAAATCGATCAACTTGGGCAGACGCGCCTGACGCCCTCCACGGCCATTCAAGCGCAGCACCTCGAGCGTGGCGGCCGTCTCCATCGCGGCCGCCAGCACGCCTCCATGCACGGCGGGCAACATGGGGTTGCCGACGTTCTCGGGCATGGCGGCCATCGCATAGCGAAGCGGGGTGGTCGGCAGCGGGTCATCCTCTGCCAACGAGGAGGGCGCCAGGGAGCACAGGCCCAGCCCGATGGCTCTGGCGTAGGGCAGGCTTGCCAGCAGGTCGGCAAGATCCCCTCGGGTGCGCTGGCCTTCGACGAAACGCCGGGCATGCTGCAGCCCGTCCCCCGGACGGCTGACGAACGGCTGCGACACGGCAGGGAGCGCCTCGTCGTCAGCGGTCTTCTGCGGGTCATCGATGACAGAGCCGGCCGCCCCGGCCGATGGGTGTCCCTGCGCGGCGGCCATCAGCGCCTCGCCAAACCCTGGAGGCGTATTGCGCGCCCCCAGGCGAACGAAGTTGCCGATGGCGCGACACAGAAGCTTGCCCGGCTGCTGCCAGATCTGCGCTTCGGTGAAGACCATCGACTCGGTGACACGCAGGACGCGTGCCTCGCCGATCAACGCCATGCCTTCCACCCCGGGACGATAATGATCGAGACGCAGATCCAGCGTCGGGCAGACTTCCGGACGCTCAAGGCCCGTCAGGACGGCACTGCCGCACAGGGTGTCGGCGAACATCGTCAGCACGCCGCCGTGCACCAGGTGGCGATGCGGGTCCCCCACCAGTGCCGCCTGCCAGGGTAACGTCATGCGCACGGCCGGCGCGGCGACCTCATCGACACTGACCTGCAATCTCGCGGTATGCGGAATGAAGCTCACGAACCCCGTCAGCGCCCTCACCCAGCTGGCGTCATCCAGCCCTCCTCCCGCCGCCGGCACGTCAGCGCGATTGACGGCCAGCCCCAGCAGACTGTGCGGCCCGTCTTTCGTCGCCTCCGACGCCGTCACCGTCACATCCATAGCGGTATCGCGATCAGCGCGAGGGAGACCAGATAGCCGACGCCCCACAGCAGGGAGCGCAAGAGCGCGATATTCGCCAGATAGCAGCCCCAGTACCCCAGACGCGCCAGCACGAAGATCACCGCCAGAGTGGTGGCGATCGGCGCGCCGGGCGCGACGATGACACTCACCAGCACCCCGGCGGCAAACAGCGGGAACGCCTCGTTGCTGTTCTGATGCGCGGCGAGCGCACGCGCCCCGAAGCCCGTGAGTTCGCGCTGCTGCGCGCGGGGGTCATGGTTGTCATAGCGTCCGGTACGTTGCTGGGCCCAGGCGACGGGCGCCTTGGTCAGCACCAGCATCAGCGCCGCGAACAGCAGGCAGGCATAGATCAGCATGCAGGATTTCCTCGAGACTCGTCATGAAAGGCATCGTCCGCCAGGGCGCGTGTGCATGTCACCGGCACGACGCGGTTCAAACTGGTGTTTGATGATCCCTCACGAGCATGACAGGTGATCCTCATCGCCGCCATGCGGCCAATGGGCAGTGCGCTGCCACCGCATGGCCAGCCAGCGTCGTCAGGGCGCCGAGGGATCGGAAGGCTCGGGGTCAGGGACCTCGCCGCGCCACAGGCGATAGTCGGCCAGCGCATCATCGAGCTTGCCGAGCAACCAGGTCACGATCACCAGATCATCCAGAATCCCCAGCCCCACCAGCATGTCGGGGATCAGGTCCAGCGGCGAGACCAGATAGAGCAACGCACCTGCGGCCAGTCCCAGCGCCTTCCACGGCACCGGACGATAACGTCCACTGATCACGTCACGGCACAGCGGAACGAGTGTACGCAATGCCGCTCCGGCCTTGCCCAATACGTGTCGGCGACCAAACAGGCGGGTCAACCACATTGCCTTGCCCATGGGAACACTCCTCGTACATTGCCTGTATCGCAGGTATTGCATGTATTGTGACTGTCAGCATCCATCGACACTGTCATTCCTCGTCATCGGCTGCCACGATAGCCCTCAATGGGTGCTATCTCTGCAACCCCTGATACACGACATCGGGGCACTGGGGCGTCTACGCAAGATGCGGGCGACGCCTCAGCCCTCTTCACCTCGTTCATCGCAGGAGTCTCCAGGTGACACTAGGCAAGTTCGTTCCCCCATCGGGCCGCGGCGCCCGCGCCATGCGCCGCTTCACATCGTTGCGCCATTTGACAAGCCTGGGTCTGCTGCTGGGCCTCAGCCTGCCGCTGCAAGCGGCCACCCCCAGTGATCAGAGCTTCCGCGCTGCGCTGGAGGATGCCCGAGCCAAGCGCTTCCAGGATATCCAGCAGGTCGCCGTCAACGGCCATGTGCTGGAAGGCTATATCGAATATCACCAGCTCAAGGCACGCCTGCCCTACGCAACGCCGGCGGAAGTCCTGTCCTTCATGGAGCGTCACGCCGATTCCCCCCTGGCGGAGTGGATGCGCGGCCAGGCCATCTCGGCCTACGGGCGCACCGGACGCCATGATGCTTTGCTCGAGGTCAGCGATGGCGTGCCGGCCGGCGCCAGCCGTCAGTGCCATTACTACACGGCACAGCTGAACAATGATTTCGCCAGCGCCTCGCAAGGCGGCCTGAAACTCTGGCATGTCTCGGGCTCGCAGGATTCCGCCTGTGACCCGCTGTTCTCGACGCTGCGCGAACGTGGCGTGATCGATGATCAGGCCGTCTGGGAACGCATGATGCTCGCCTGGGCCGCCGGTCAGGGCAGCATGGTCAGCTACCTGGAACGCCAGCTGTCGGGTAACTGGCAGCAGGCCATCGCCGCACGCGAGCAGCTGGATGGCAACTTTGCCGCCATTACCCGGATTCCGACCGATCTGGGTCACGGTGGGCATGCCTTTGCCGCGCTCAGTGTCGCTGCCATGCATGGCTTCGTGCGCGCGGATACCGAGGCAGCCCTGGAGGCCTGGCGCAAGGTCAGCCCGCACATGCCGCTGAGCGATGAGCAGCGTCATGAGGTCGAGCGTGATCTGGCCTGGTATTCCCTGGTACGTGACATTCCCAACAACCAGGGCTGGGTGGATGAGCGCCTGGCCATGCTCGATGATGAGGAGCTGTTCGACCTGCGCATGCGCAATGCCATTCGCGATGGCGCCTGGGGCGAGGTACGCGAATGGGTCCTCAAGATGCCGGAACGCTTCAGTGGCGAAGCCCGTTATCAGTACTGGCTGGGCCGTGCGGATGACAGCCTGGGACGCCGGGATGAGGCACGTGCCGCCTGGGCACGCGCCAGTGGCGAACGCAACTTCTATGGTTTCCTCGCCTCGGACCGGATCGGCAAGGCCTATTCGCTCAATCGCGATGACCAGACCTTCGATGATGCGCAACTGGCAGAGATTGCCCGCACCCCGGCCGTCAGGCGTGTCAGGGCGCTGATGGAGATCGATGAGATCGGTCTGGCGCGTTCGGAATGGTTCAATGCCGTGAGCCAGGCCGATGACGCCGGCGCGCGTCGCCTGGCGGCTTACGCCCTCAAGCAGCAATGGTATGACCTGACCGTGTTCGCAACCATTCGCGGCAAGCTGTGGGATGGCCTGTCCTGGCGCTTCCCGCCCGCCTGGCAGCAGGACTTCCAGCGCTATGGGGCCAACGCCGGTGTGGACCCCTGGATGCTGATGGCACTGGCGCGTCGCGAGAGTGCCTTCAATCCTACCGCCACCTCGCCCGTGGGTGCCCGTGGGCTGATGCAGCTGATGCCGGGCACGGCGGCCAAGGTCAGTCGTGACCTGGGGCTTGCCACGCCCAGCCATGCCGCGCTCGGTGACCCGGACACCAACATCCGCCTCGGCAGCACCTATATCCGCGAGATGCTAGACCGCTACTCCGGCAATCGCCTTGCGGCAGCGGCGGCCTACAACGCAGGCCCGGGCCGCGTGGATCGCTGGCTGGCCGATACCCCGCGCGAATATGACCGCTTCGTCGAGCGCATTCCCTTCAAGGAAACCCGTGAGTACGTCAAGGCAGTACTGGCGTATCGCGTCATCTTCGAGTCGCTGGCCAAGGGCACGAGCGACGGCGTCAGAGTGGTCAGTGAGCGCGAGGTCAATCAGCCCTACACCACCGCGCTGGTGGACCGCCGCTGAAGAGAGTCATGCCGAACGTCCAGCGCACGCGCTGACAGACCACTCGTGACGTCACACACGACAACGCCAGCCTCAGGGCTGGCGTTGTCGTCGTGCGTCTCCGCTACGGCTCAATCATCGCGTCGGGCATGGATTCCCGATAGCGGTGGCGTCTGGCCGTCACCCTGTCGGGGAGCTTCCTCATGCTGGGGAGCGTAGCGATTCAGCGCCTCGGCATAGCTCAGCGGACGCCCATCACCGCTGTCGCGCTGACTGCCCTTCCAGTTCTCGTCCTTGCGGGCGAGAGAGGGATTCGCGGGAAATGTCGAGGGCGAGGTCTCATGGGGTATCTGGCGAGCCCCATCCGAGTGACGAGCCGAATGGCTGATGCGAGGGCGGCGCCACAGGCGCCACGCCAGTATCAGCCCCCCTGCCCAGCTGACGCTCCCCAGCAGCCCGTAGGCGATCATGCTCCAGACATTGCCGGGACGATGGCCCGCATTGATGATGATCACCCGCGCCAGGTCGATGTCCGGCCAGCGTTCACTCAACAGGGCGCGCTCGTCTCCGGGGAGGTCCGTCTCGGCATGCAGCACGGTACCGAACAGGCCATCCGGGAACTCGATGAGCGGCGGGACGTTCTTCAGGCTCTGGACGGAATCGGTACGCACCAGCACGCCCATGCGCTCGATGCGCGGCCACTCGTCCGAGGGAATGCCATCGATGCCACCGAAGGCGCGTGACAATCCTGCCAGCTCCAGCAGATAGGGGTTCATGTCCGAGATCACCGGGTAATAGAGCGTCTCGATACGCTGCCCACCTTCGGCAGCCGCATCCAGACGAAAGGTCTCGGCATGTTCGCGATAGACCGCCCAGTGATCGCGTAGCGACACGAACTGATTGACCGGCAGATTGCCCTGTTCAACGGCTTCCAGGTTCAAGGTCTCAGGCCGGGACGTGACGCGGCCCACCCAGCGTCCCTCTTCGAAGGCAAACAGCCAGGCCGCCAGCCCCACGAGCAGCAAGACGACGATACCCGCCCCGGCCAGCCGGCGACGCAAGGTGTAGGAAGGACTCATTGGTTAGCATTCCCTGCTTCTGCCAGCCTGACGTGCGGCCGGTCTTGATGTAATGACGACACGAACCATCGTGATCTTCACGACAGCATACCTCATCCACTCACGCGGCCTTTCCACACTCGGCCGGCCACGCGACAGCGGTGAGCGTCCGGACTCAAGGGCCCTTGAGTCGCGAGGACAGACGCTCACTTTCACGACAGTAGCGCTGACGCAGACGCAGCACCTCAAGTGAGTTGCTCGACAGCGCATCCAGCACATAACGATTGCAGGCGCGTTCCGCACGTTTCTGGGCAGCTTCCAGCGCCTTCCGCGCC is from Cobetia marina and encodes:
- the htpG gene encoding molecular chaperone HtpG; protein product: MTTATHTETHGFQTEVKQLLHLMIHSLYSNREIFLRELVSNAADACDKLRYQALDNDALYGNDSELRIEIEHDADAKTITLRDNGIGMSRDDVVANLGTIARSGTAEFMKNLSGDQQKDSRLIGQFGVGFYSGFIVADEITVRTRRADLDADQGVEWKSRGEGEFSVADIARAERGTEIVLHLKDDALEFADEHRLRNLVTKYSDHIELPVRMQRVEKDEEGNEQIHWETANSATALWVRSKSEVSDEEYKNFYKHVSHDFSDPLSWSHNKVEGKLEYTSLLFVPGRAPFDLYQRDAARGLKLYVQRVFIMDDAEQFLPLYLRFIKGVLDTNDLSLNVSRELLQQDPQVDKLKSALTKRGLDMLKKLAKDPEQYQTFWNQFGSVLKEGPAEDYANREKIAELLRFSTTHTDSATQDQSLAQYVERMKEGQSKIYYLVADSFNAAKSSPHLEIFRKKGIEVLLLTDRIDEWLMSHLTEFDGKSFADVAKGDLDLGDVENEEEKKAQEETAKAKEDLVKRVKEALSDSVQEVRITHRLTDSPACVVLPEHEMGYQMRKMMEAAGQPLPEVKPILELNPEHALVSRLEGGEGDYFTDLAHVLLDQAIIAEGGALEDPAAYVRRLNGMLSA
- a CDS encoding PaaI family thioesterase → MTASEATKDGPHSLLGLAVNRADVPAAGGGLDDASWVRALTGFVSFIPHTARLQVSVDEVAAPAVRMTLPWQAALVGDPHRHLVHGGVLTMFADTLCGSAVLTGLERPEVCPTLDLRLDHYRPGVEGMALIGEARVLRVTESMVFTEAQIWQQPGKLLCRAIGNFVRLGARNTPPGFGEALMAAAQGHPSAGAAGSVIDDPQKTADDEALPAVSQPFVSRPGDGLQHARRFVEGQRTRGDLADLLASLPYARAIGLGLCSLAPSSLAEDDPLPTTPLRYAMAAMPENVGNPMLPAVHGGVLAAAMETAATLEVLRLNGRGGRQARLPKLIDFSIDYLATARGDSVTRIDCEVLREGRRMANVRVSAWQHSSQRPVASARMHFVLEPLAREQEA
- a CDS encoding MAPEG family protein, whose protein sequence is MLIYACLLFAALMLVLTKAPVAWAQQRTGRYDNHDPRAQQRELTGFGARALAAHQNSNEAFPLFAAGVLVSVIVAPGAPIATTLAVIFVLARLGYWGCYLANIALLRSLLWGVGYLVSLALIAIPLWM
- a CDS encoding YkvA family protein, yielding MGKAMWLTRLFGRRHVLGKAGAALRTLVPLCRDVISGRYRPVPWKALGLAAGALLYLVSPLDLIPDMLVGLGILDDLVIVTWLLGKLDDALADYRLWRGEVPDPEPSDPSAP
- a CDS encoding transglycosylase SLT domain-containing protein; this encodes MTLGKFVPPSGRGARAMRRFTSLRHLTSLGLLLGLSLPLQAATPSDQSFRAALEDARAKRFQDIQQVAVNGHVLEGYIEYHQLKARLPYATPAEVLSFMERHADSPLAEWMRGQAISAYGRTGRHDALLEVSDGVPAGASRQCHYYTAQLNNDFASASQGGLKLWHVSGSQDSACDPLFSTLRERGVIDDQAVWERMMLAWAAGQGSMVSYLERQLSGNWQQAIAAREQLDGNFAAITRIPTDLGHGGHAFAALSVAAMHGFVRADTEAALEAWRKVSPHMPLSDEQRHEVERDLAWYSLVRDIPNNQGWVDERLAMLDDEELFDLRMRNAIRDGAWGEVREWVLKMPERFSGEARYQYWLGRADDSLGRRDEARAAWARASGERNFYGFLASDRIGKAYSLNRDDQTFDDAQLAEIARTPAVRRVRALMEIDEIGLARSEWFNAVSQADDAGARRLAAYALKQQWYDLTVFATIRGKLWDGLSWRFPPAWQQDFQRYGANAGVDPWMLMALARRESAFNPTATSPVGARGLMQLMPGTAAKVSRDLGLATPSHAALGDPDTNIRLGSTYIREMLDRYSGNRLAAAAAYNAGPGRVDRWLADTPREYDRFVERIPFKETREYVKAVLAYRVIFESLAKGTSDGVRVVSEREVNQPYTTALVDRR